A region from the Streptomyces lydicus genome encodes:
- a CDS encoding bifunctional riboflavin kinase/FAD synthetase, whose translation MQRWRGLEDIPEGWGRSVVTIGSYDGVHRGHQLIIGKAVARARELGIPAVVVTFDPHPSEVVRPGTHPPLLAPHDRRAELMAGLGVDAVLILPFTKEFSKLAPADFVVKVLVDKLHAQVVVEGPNFRFGHKATGNVATLAELGTTYDYTVEVIDLYERGTAGGGEPFSSTLTRRLVAEGDVAGAMEVLGRPHRVEGVVVRGAQRGRELGFPTANVETLPHTAIPADGVYAGLLQVEGEAMPAAISVGTNPQFDGTARTVEAYAIDRVGLDLYGLHVGVDFVAYIRGQEKFDTLDALLERMAVDVKLARGLIAKAEAEAEAG comes from the coding sequence GTGCAGCGCTGGCGTGGCTTGGAGGACATCCCCGAGGGCTGGGGACGCAGCGTCGTCACCATCGGCTCCTACGACGGAGTGCACCGCGGCCACCAACTGATCATCGGTAAGGCCGTCGCGCGCGCCCGTGAGCTGGGGATCCCCGCGGTGGTCGTCACCTTCGACCCGCACCCGAGCGAGGTCGTGCGGCCCGGTACCCACCCGCCGCTGCTGGCGCCGCACGACCGGCGTGCGGAGCTGATGGCCGGTCTGGGGGTGGACGCGGTGCTCATCCTCCCGTTCACCAAGGAGTTCTCGAAGCTGGCGCCGGCCGATTTCGTGGTCAAGGTGCTGGTCGACAAGCTACACGCCCAGGTCGTCGTCGAGGGCCCCAACTTCCGCTTCGGGCACAAGGCGACCGGCAATGTCGCGACGCTCGCGGAGCTCGGGACCACCTACGACTACACCGTGGAGGTCATCGACCTCTATGAGCGCGGCACGGCGGGCGGCGGCGAGCCGTTCTCCTCCACGCTCACCCGCCGCCTGGTCGCCGAGGGCGATGTGGCCGGCGCGATGGAGGTCCTCGGACGGCCGCACCGGGTCGAGGGCGTCGTCGTACGCGGTGCCCAGCGCGGCCGTGAACTGGGCTTCCCGACGGCCAATGTGGAGACCCTGCCGCACACCGCGATCCCGGCCGACGGCGTCTACGCCGGCCTGCTGCAGGTCGAGGGTGAGGCGATGCCGGCGGCCATCTCGGTCGGCACCAACCCGCAGTTCGACGGCACGGCCCGGACCGTCGAGGCGTACGCCATCGACCGTGTCGGCCTGGATCTGTACGGGCTGCACGTCGGGGTGGACTTCGTCGCCTACATCCGCGGCCAGGAGAAGTTCGACACGCTCGACGCGCTGCTGGAGCGGATGGCGGTCGATGTGAAGCTGGCTCGGGGCTTGATCGCGAAGGCCGAGGCGGAGGCGGAGGCGGGCTGA
- the truB gene encoding tRNA pseudouridine(55) synthase TruB, whose product MKRESNKPGGLVIVDKPAGFTSHDVVAKMRGMARTRRVGHAGTLDPMATGVLVLGIERATKLLGHLALTEKEYVGTIRLGQTTVTDDAEGEITASKAAHGLAREDIDAGVGRLSGAIMQVPSKVSAIKINGKRSYSRVRDGEDVEIPARPVTVSSFLVHSAHEAEAEDGTPVTDLLVSVECSSGTYIRALARDLGEGLGVGGHLTALRRTRVGPYKLDRARTLDQLQAAVDDTEGEGLPVMPLGDAAAAAFTRWDVPEAQARLLLNGARIPMPLFEGNGPIAAFGPDGRFLALVENQGGKAKSLAVFAV is encoded by the coding sequence ATGAAGCGTGAGAGCAACAAGCCGGGCGGTCTCGTCATTGTCGACAAGCCGGCCGGCTTCACTTCGCATGACGTGGTGGCGAAGATGCGCGGGATGGCGCGCACCCGCCGGGTCGGGCACGCCGGCACGCTCGACCCGATGGCGACGGGCGTGCTCGTCCTGGGCATCGAGCGGGCCACCAAGCTGCTCGGCCACCTCGCGCTGACCGAGAAGGAGTACGTCGGGACGATCCGGCTCGGCCAGACGACGGTCACCGATGACGCCGAGGGCGAGATCACCGCGTCGAAGGCGGCGCACGGCCTCGCCCGCGAGGACATCGACGCGGGCGTCGGCCGGCTGTCCGGCGCGATCATGCAGGTCCCGTCGAAGGTCAGCGCCATCAAGATCAACGGCAAGCGGTCGTACTCGCGGGTCCGTGACGGCGAGGACGTGGAGATCCCGGCCCGGCCGGTCACCGTCTCCTCGTTCCTGGTGCACTCCGCGCACGAGGCCGAGGCCGAGGACGGCACCCCGGTGACCGATCTGCTGGTCTCCGTCGAGTGCTCGTCCGGTACGTACATCCGCGCCCTCGCCCGCGACCTGGGCGAAGGGCTCGGGGTCGGCGGCCATCTGACGGCGCTGCGCCGCACCCGCGTCGGCCCGTACAAGCTGGACCGGGCGCGCACCCTCGACCAGCTCCAGGCCGCCGTGGACGACACCGAGGGGGAGGGCCTGCCGGTCATGCCGCTCGGGGACGCGGCCGCCGCGGCGTTCACCCGCTGGGACGTGCCCGAGGCGCAGGCCCGGCTGCTGCTCAACGGCGCACGGATCCCGATGCCGCTGTTCGAGGGCAACGGCCCGATCGCGGCCTTCGGGCCGGACGGCCGGTTCCTCGCGCTGGTGGAGAACCAGGGCGGGAAGGCGAAGAGCCTGGCGGTGTTCGCGGTCTAG
- the rbfA gene encoding 30S ribosome-binding factor RbfA — MADNARAKKLADLIREVVAQKLQRGIKDPRLGSHVTITDTRVTGDLREATVFYTVYGDDEERASAAAGLESAKGILRSAVGAAAGTKFTPTLAFVPDALPENAKTIDDLLDKARASDAKVREVSSGAQYAGEADPYRKPGEDDDEGTATE, encoded by the coding sequence GTGGCCGACAATGCGCGGGCGAAGAAGCTGGCGGACCTCATCCGGGAGGTGGTCGCCCAGAAGCTGCAGCGCGGTATCAAGGACCCGCGGCTCGGTTCGCACGTGACCATCACGGACACCCGGGTCACCGGCGACCTGCGGGAGGCTACGGTCTTCTACACGGTCTACGGCGATGACGAGGAGCGGGCCAGCGCCGCCGCCGGGCTGGAGAGCGCCAAGGGCATCCTGCGCTCCGCGGTCGGGGCCGCGGCGGGGACGAAGTTCACGCCGACCCTGGCCTTCGTGCCGGACGCCCTGCCGGAGAACGCCAAGACGATCGACGACCTGCTCGACAAGGCCCGGGCGTCGGACGCCAAGGTGCGCGAGGTCTCCTCGGGCGCCCAGTACGCCGGCGAGGCCGACCCGTACCGCAAGCCGGGCGAGGACGACGACGAGGGCACCGCGACAGAATGA
- a CDS encoding DUF503 domain-containing protein, whose amino-acid sequence MYVGTLSFDLLLGDVRSLKEKRSVVRPIVAELHRKFAVSVAEVGDQDLHRRATIGLAVVSGDTGHLTDVMDRCERLVAARPEVELLSVRRRLHGDDD is encoded by the coding sequence ATGTACGTAGGGACACTGTCCTTCGACCTGCTTCTCGGCGACGTACGGTCGCTGAAGGAGAAGCGCTCCGTCGTCCGCCCGATCGTCGCCGAGCTGCACCGCAAATTCGCGGTGAGCGTCGCCGAGGTCGGGGACCAGGATCTGCACCGCAGGGCCACCATCGGCCTGGCGGTGGTCTCCGGGGACACGGGGCATCTGACCGATGTCATGGACCGCTGCGAGCGCCTGGTCGCCGCACGGCCCGAAGTGGAGCTGCTGTCGGTACGCCGGCGGCTGCACGGCGACGACGACTGA
- the infB gene encoding translation initiation factor IF-2, giving the protein MAKVRVYELAKEFGVESKVVMAKLQELGEFVRSASSTIEAPVVRKLTDAFQAGSGNGRAAGKPAAPRKSAPAKPSAPSPAQAARPAAPKPGAPKPGPAAPAAPEAPKAPEAPVAPKSTPAAGPTPGPRPTPAPKAPAPKPAPAAPAQPEFQAPPSAPAAPAAGQSAPRPGAPGPRPARPASGQGGQGGQGGQGRGNAPRPGGERPAPRPGGRPSGPRPGNNPFTSGGSTGMARPQAPRPGGAPRPGGQGGPGGPRPQGGGQGGPRPQGGGQGGARPTPGGMPRPQGAAPGGAPRPGGGGGNRPNPGMMPQRPAAGPRPGPGGGGGRGPGGAGRPGGGGRPGGGGGFAGRPGGGGGGRPGGGGGFAGRPGGGGPGGGGGFGGRPGFAGRPGGPGGRGGTQGAFGRPGGPARRGRKSKRQRRQEYEAMQAPSVGGIMLPRGNGATVRLSRGASLTDFAEKINANPASLVQVMLNLGEMVTATQSVSDETLQLLAEEMNYVVEIVSPEEEDRELLESFDIDFGENEGGEDMLVARPPVVTVMGHVDHGKTRLLDAIRKTNVIAGEAGGITQHIGAYQVATEVNDEERRITFIDTPGHEAFTAMRARGAKSTDIAILVVAANDGVMPQTIEALNHAKAAEVPIVVAVNKIDVEGADPTKVRGQLTEFGLVAEEYGGDTMFVDISAREGLNIEQLLEAVVLTADASLDLRANAEQDAQGIAIEAHLDRGRGAVATVLVQRGTLRVGETMVVGDAYGRVRAMFDDKGNNVEEAGPSTPVLVLGLTNVPGAGDNFLVVDEDRTARQIAEKRAARERNAAFAKRTRRVSLEDLDKVLKAGEVQQLNLIIKGDASGSVEALESSLLQLDVGEEVDIRVLHRGVGAVTETDINLASGSDAIVIGFNVRAEGRATQMAEREGVDVRYYSVIYQAIEEIEAALKGMLKPEYEEVELGTAEIREIFRSSKLGNIAGVLIRSGEVKRNTKARLIRDGKVVAEDLNIQGLRRFKDDVTEIREGFEGGINLGNFNDIKIDDVIATYEMREKPRG; this is encoded by the coding sequence GTGGCTAAGGTCCGGGTATACGAACTCGCCAAGGAGTTCGGCGTTGAGAGCAAGGTCGTCATGGCCAAGCTCCAAGAACTTGGTGAATTCGTCCGTTCGGCGTCCTCGACGATCGAGGCGCCGGTTGTTCGCAAGCTGACCGACGCTTTCCAGGCAGGCAGCGGCAATGGCCGCGCCGCCGGTAAGCCCGCGGCGCCGCGCAAGTCGGCCCCCGCAAAGCCGTCCGCGCCGTCCCCGGCGCAGGCGGCTCGTCCGGCTGCCCCGAAGCCGGGCGCCCCCAAGCCGGGCCCCGCGGCTCCGGCAGCCCCCGAGGCACCGAAGGCCCCCGAGGCCCCGGTGGCTCCCAAGAGCACTCCCGCCGCCGGCCCCACCCCGGGCCCGCGGCCCACGCCGGCCCCGAAGGCTCCGGCACCCAAGCCCGCTCCGGCCGCCCCCGCGCAGCCCGAGTTCCAGGCTCCGCCGTCCGCGCCGGCCGCTCCCGCCGCCGGCCAGTCGGCTCCCCGTCCCGGTGCCCCCGGCCCGCGTCCGGCCCGTCCGGCGTCCGGTCAGGGTGGTCAGGGCGGCCAGGGTGGTCAGGGCCGCGGTAACGCTCCGCGTCCCGGTGGCGAGCGTCCGGCCCCGCGTCCCGGCGGCCGTCCCTCCGGCCCCCGTCCGGGCAACAACCCCTTCACGTCCGGTGGCTCCACGGGCATGGCCCGTCCGCAGGCCCCCCGTCCCGGTGGCGCCCCGCGTCCCGGCGGCCAGGGCGGTCCCGGCGGTCCGCGTCCGCAGGGCGGCGGCCAGGGTGGCCCCCGTCCCCAGGGCGGCGGCCAGGGCGGCGCGCGTCCCACCCCCGGTGGTATGCCCCGTCCGCAGGGTGCCGCTCCCGGTGGCGCCCCGCGTCCCGGCGGTGGCGGCGGTAACCGCCCGAACCCGGGCATGATGCCGCAGCGTCCCGCGGCCGGCCCGCGTCCGGGCCCCGGCGGTGGCGGCGGTCGCGGTCCCGGCGGTGCCGGTCGCCCCGGTGGCGGCGGTCGTCCCGGTGGCGGCGGCGGCTTCGCCGGCCGTCCCGGTGGTGGCGGCGGCGGTCGTCCGGGTGGCGGCGGCGGTTTCGCCGGTCGTCCCGGTGGCGGCGGTCCCGGTGGTGGCGGCGGCTTCGGCGGTCGTCCCGGCTTCGCCGGCCGTCCCGGCGGTCCCGGCGGCCGTGGTGGCACGCAGGGTGCGTTCGGCCGTCCCGGCGGTCCGGCGCGCCGTGGCCGCAAGTCGAAGCGGCAGAGGCGTCAGGAGTACGAGGCCATGCAGGCCCCGTCGGTGGGCGGCATCATGCTGCCCCGCGGCAACGGCGCGACGGTTCGCCTGTCGCGTGGTGCCTCGCTGACGGACTTCGCCGAGAAGATCAACGCCAACCCGGCGTCGCTGGTCCAGGTCATGCTGAACCTCGGCGAGATGGTCACGGCGACCCAGTCGGTCTCCGACGAGACGCTGCAGCTGCTCGCCGAAGAGATGAACTACGTCGTCGAGATCGTCAGCCCGGAGGAGGAGGACCGCGAGCTGCTCGAGTCCTTCGACATCGACTTCGGTGAGAACGAGGGCGGCGAGGACATGCTCGTCGCGCGTCCGCCGGTGGTGACCGTCATGGGTCACGTCGACCACGGTAAGACCCGGCTGCTCGACGCGATCCGCAAGACGAACGTCATCGCGGGCGAGGCCGGCGGCATCACCCAGCACATCGGTGCCTACCAGGTCGCGACCGAGGTCAACGACGAAGAGCGGCGCATCACCTTCATCGACACCCCCGGTCACGAGGCGTTCACCGCCATGCGTGCCCGTGGTGCCAAGTCGACCGACATCGCGATCCTCGTGGTGGCGGCCAACGACGGTGTCATGCCGCAGACGATCGAGGCCCTGAACCACGCCAAGGCGGCCGAGGTGCCGATCGTGGTCGCGGTCAACAAGATCGACGTCGAGGGCGCCGACCCGACCAAGGTGCGCGGTCAGCTCACCGAGTTCGGTCTGGTGGCCGAGGAGTACGGCGGCGACACGATGTTCGTCGACATCTCCGCCCGTGAGGGTCTGAACATCGAGCAGCTGCTCGAGGCCGTGGTCCTGACCGCGGACGCCTCGCTCGACCTGCGCGCCAACGCGGAGCAGGACGCGCAGGGCATCGCGATCGAGGCCCACCTCGACCGCGGCCGCGGCGCCGTGGCGACCGTCCTGGTCCAGCGCGGCACGCTCCGCGTCGGCGAGACGATGGTGGTCGGCGACGCGTACGGCAGGGTCCGTGCGATGTTCGACGACAAGGGCAACAACGTCGAGGAAGCGGGTCCGTCGACCCCCGTCCTGGTCCTGGGTCTGACCAACGTCCCGGGCGCCGGCGACAACTTCCTGGTCGTCGACGAGGACCGTACGGCCCGTCAGATCGCCGAGAAGCGCGCGGCGCGCGAGCGCAACGCCGCCTTCGCCAAGCGCACCCGCCGGGTGTCCCTCGAGGACCTGGACAAGGTGCTCAAGGCCGGCGAGGTCCAGCAGCTCAACCTCATCATCAAGGGTGACGCTTCCGGTTCCGTCGAGGCCCTGGAGTCCTCGCTGCTCCAGCTCGACGTCGGCGAAGAGGTCGACATCCGGGTGCTGCACCGCGGCGTCGGTGCGGTCACGGAGACCGACATCAACCTGGCGTCCGGCTCCGACGCGATCGTCATCGGCTTCAACGTGCGCGCCGAAGGCCGTGCGACGCAGATGGCCGAGCGCGAGGGCGTCGACGTCCGGTACTACTCGGTCATCTACCAGGCGATCGAGGAGATCGAGGCGGCCCTCAAGGGCATGCTCAAGCCGGAGTACGAGGAGGTCGAGCTCGGTACCGCGGAGATCCGCGAGATCTTCCGCTCGTCCAAGCTCGGCAACATCGCGGGTGTGCTCATCCGCTCCGGCGAGGTCAAGCGCAACACCAAGGCGCGCCTCATCCGCGACGGCAAGGTGGTCGCGGAGGACCTCAACATCCAGGGTCTGCGCCGGTTCAAGGACGACGTCACCGAGATCCGCGAAGGCTTCGAGGGCGGTATCAACCTCGGAAACTTCAACGACATCAAGATCGACGACGTCATCGCGACGTACGAGATGCGCGAGAAGCCGCGCGGCTGA
- a CDS encoding YlxR family protein, protein MSGRTHARACPERTCLGCRERAAKGDLLRITEIEGECVPDPRGTLPGRGAYVHPTLVCLDLAVRRRAFNRAYRARGPFDTTALRRFIERTPVEQPPLQ, encoded by the coding sequence GTGTCTGGCCGGACGCATGCCCGCGCATGCCCTGAGCGCACCTGTCTGGGATGCCGGGAGCGAGCGGCCAAGGGCGATTTGCTGCGCATCACGGAGATCGAGGGTGAGTGTGTCCCCGATCCTCGCGGTACGCTGCCCGGCCGGGGTGCTTACGTGCACCCGACACTGGTCTGCCTCGACCTGGCGGTTCGCCGCCGGGCGTTCAACCGGGCCTACCGGGCCCGGGGACCGTTCGACACGACGGCGCTGCGCCGGTTCATCGAGCGGACGCCCGTCGAGCAGCCGCCGTTGCAATAA
- the nusA gene encoding transcription termination factor NusA, producing the protein MDIDMSALRGLVREKEISFDLLVEAIESALLIAYHRTEGSRRRARVELNRNTGHVTVWAKEDPEDLEEGAEPRDFDDTPSGFGRIAATTAKQVILQRLRDAEEEITFGEFAGREGDVITGVVQQGKDPKNVLVDVGPMEAMLPVQEQVPGEDYTHGTRLRSYVVRVAKGVRGPSVTLSRTHPNLVKKLFAMEVPEIADGSVEISAIAREAGHRTKIAVRSTRSGLNAKGACIGPMGGRVRAVMAELHGEKIDIVDWSDDPAELVANALSPARVSKVEVVDLAARSARVTVPDYQLSLAIGKEGQNARLAARLTGWRIDIRPDTEQPAPQD; encoded by the coding sequence GTGGATATCGACATGAGTGCCCTGCGGGGTCTGGTGCGGGAGAAGGAGATCTCGTTCGACCTGCTGGTCGAGGCGATCGAGTCGGCCCTCCTCATTGCCTACCACCGCACCGAGGGCAGCCGTCGGCGGGCGCGGGTGGAGCTGAACCGCAACACCGGCCATGTGACGGTGTGGGCGAAGGAGGACCCGGAGGACCTGGAGGAGGGCGCCGAGCCCCGCGACTTCGACGACACCCCCTCCGGTTTCGGCCGGATCGCGGCGACCACCGCCAAGCAGGTCATCCTGCAGCGGCTGCGGGACGCCGAGGAGGAGATCACCTTCGGCGAGTTCGCCGGGCGCGAGGGCGACGTCATCACCGGCGTCGTCCAGCAGGGCAAGGACCCCAAGAACGTGCTGGTGGACGTCGGCCCGATGGAGGCCATGCTGCCGGTGCAGGAGCAGGTCCCCGGTGAGGACTACACACACGGCACCCGGCTGCGCTCGTACGTCGTCCGGGTGGCCAAGGGCGTCCGCGGCCCGTCGGTGACGCTGTCGCGCACCCACCCCAATCTGGTGAAGAAGCTCTTCGCGATGGAGGTCCCGGAGATCGCGGACGGCTCGGTGGAGATCTCCGCCATCGCCCGCGAGGCCGGCCACCGCACCAAGATCGCCGTACGGTCCACCCGCTCCGGCCTGAACGCCAAGGGCGCCTGCATCGGCCCTATGGGCGGCCGGGTGCGCGCCGTGATGGCCGAGCTGCACGGCGAGAAGATCGACATCGTGGACTGGTCGGACGACCCGGCCGAGCTGGTGGCGAACGCGCTGTCGCCCGCCCGGGTCAGCAAGGTCGAGGTCGTGGACCTGGCGGCCCGCTCCGCCCGGGTCACCGTCCCCGACTACCAGCTGTCACTGGCCATCGGCAAGGAAGGGCAGAATGCCCGGCTCGCCGCCCGTCTCACGGGCTGGCGGATCGACATCCGTCCGGACACCGAGCAGCCCGCACCGCAGGACTGA
- the rimP gene encoding ribosome maturation factor RimP, translating to MSTTQSERLRGLLEPLVAARDLDLEEIEVTPAGKRRVLRIVVDSDEGVQLDECAELSREVSQVLDDSDVMGGAPYTLEVTSPGADRPLTELRHYRRAVGRLIKAQLHEGGELVARITAVDDAGLDLEVPGVKGRKPTTRRVSFDEIAKARVELEFSRKPDKTDKHDAQHDEKIDENKEEA from the coding sequence ATGAGCACGACCCAGAGCGAGAGGCTGCGCGGATTGCTTGAACCGCTCGTCGCCGCGCGAGACCTGGATCTGGAAGAGATCGAGGTGACACCGGCGGGCAAGCGGCGGGTGCTGAGGATCGTGGTCGATTCCGACGAGGGTGTCCAGTTGGACGAGTGTGCCGAGCTGAGCCGCGAGGTCTCCCAGGTCCTGGACGACTCCGATGTGATGGGCGGCGCCCCGTACACCCTTGAGGTGACCTCTCCCGGCGCCGACCGCCCGCTGACCGAGCTGCGGCACTACCGCCGCGCCGTCGGCCGCCTCATCAAGGCCCAACTCCACGAAGGCGGGGAGCTGGTGGCACGGATCACCGCCGTCGACGACGCCGGGCTGGACCTCGAGGTGCCAGGGGTCAAGGGCCGCAAGCCGACCACCCGCCGCGTCTCCTTCGACGAGATCGCCAAGGCGCGTGTCGAGCTGGAATTCAGCCGTAAGCCCGACAAGACAGACAAGCACGACGCGCAGCACGACGAGAAGATCGACGAGAACAAGGAGGAGGCGTAG
- a CDS encoding ferritin-like domain-containing protein, with protein sequence MRATAVHGKNGREEADGGNDELTAVQAALAAEHAAVYGYGVVGGRIADDRRKEAQAAYDGHRARRDALRREVRDLGGTPRAAAAAYELPFPVPDAAAALRLAAELEDRLAAVYADLVRAGATARRTEAAAALREAAVRAVRWRGSGVAFPGLVERAAAATGSGAASASAGAL encoded by the coding sequence ATGAGGGCCACAGCGGTGCACGGCAAGAACGGGCGCGAGGAGGCGGACGGCGGGAACGACGAGCTGACCGCGGTGCAGGCGGCGCTGGCCGCCGAACACGCGGCGGTCTACGGCTACGGCGTGGTCGGCGGGCGGATCGCGGACGACCGGCGAAAGGAGGCGCAGGCGGCGTACGACGGACACCGCGCGCGCCGGGACGCACTGCGCCGCGAGGTGCGCGACCTGGGCGGTACCCCGCGTGCCGCGGCCGCCGCCTACGAACTGCCCTTCCCGGTCCCGGACGCGGCCGCCGCCCTCCGGCTGGCGGCGGAGCTGGAGGACCGGCTGGCCGCCGTCTACGCGGATCTCGTACGGGCCGGCGCCACGGCCCGGCGCACCGAGGCGGCGGCCGCGCTGCGCGAGGCAGCGGTGCGGGCGGTGCGCTGGCGCGGCAGCGGCGTAGCCTTCCCTGGGCTCGTGGAGCGGGCCGCGGCCGCCACCGGCTCCGGCGCCGCGAGCGCCTCCGCGGGCGCGCTCTGA
- a CDS encoding aminoglycoside phosphotransferase family protein, with protein sequence MATAPIEPPQRLVSSLSGDPESPVRQWLDALPTLVQQRLEAWDLTLERVQAPGGRSSLVALVRQKDQSPAALKFPVPGRVSAHEGAVLEAWDGWGAVRLLRSDATSGALLLERLQGGVSLRSLPEAKALLEAAGTVRRLWVPAAPDHAFETLAGRTEEAVEALRTAGAPAEAGPLVDRARELRRALPEGSDERFLLHGAFRQGKVLAGERAPWLAVGPSPVVGERAYDLASLVLDRFEDLAAGAGAAAAARRRVAKLADSLEVDRDRLRDWTLYRAVDTGVREVAAGDRQRGELLLEFAAWL encoded by the coding sequence ATGGCAACGGCACCCATCGAACCGCCGCAGCGGTTGGTGAGTTCGCTGAGCGGCGATCCGGAAAGTCCCGTACGGCAGTGGCTCGACGCCCTGCCGACGCTGGTTCAGCAGCGGCTGGAGGCCTGGGATCTGACGCTGGAACGGGTGCAGGCCCCCGGTGGCCGCAGCAGTCTGGTCGCCCTCGTACGGCAGAAGGACCAGTCGCCCGCCGCGCTGAAGTTCCCGGTGCCCGGGCGGGTGTCCGCGCATGAGGGGGCGGTACTGGAGGCATGGGACGGCTGGGGCGCGGTGCGGCTGCTGCGGTCCGATGCCACCAGCGGTGCGCTGTTGCTGGAACGGTTGCAGGGCGGGGTGTCGCTGCGGTCGCTGCCGGAGGCCAAGGCGCTGCTGGAGGCGGCCGGTACGGTGCGGCGGCTGTGGGTGCCGGCAGCCCCGGATCACGCATTCGAGACGCTGGCCGGGCGTACCGAGGAGGCCGTGGAGGCGCTGCGGACCGCCGGGGCGCCGGCCGAGGCGGGTCCGCTGGTGGACCGGGCGCGGGAGCTGCGACGCGCCCTGCCGGAGGGGTCCGACGAGCGGTTCCTGCTGCACGGCGCGTTCCGGCAGGGCAAGGTGCTGGCCGGTGAGCGGGCGCCGTGGCTGGCGGTCGGCCCGTCGCCGGTGGTGGGCGAGCGGGCGTACGACCTGGCATCGCTGGTGCTGGACCGTTTCGAGGACCTGGCGGCCGGGGCGGGCGCGGCTGCCGCGGCCCGCCGCAGGGTGGCCAAGCTGGCCGACTCCCTGGAGGTGGACCGGGACCGGTTGCGCGACTGGACGCTGTACCGGGCGGTGGACACCGGTGTACGGGAGGTGGCGGCGGGCGACCGGCAGCGCGGCGAACTGCTGCTGGAGTTCGCGGCCTGGCTGTAG